A region from the Fusarium graminearum PH-1 chromosome 4, whole genome shotgun sequence genome encodes:
- a CDS encoding mitosis protein dim1, producing the protein MGSVVLPHLNTGWHVDQAILSEEDRLVVIRFGRDWDPDCMRQDEVLYKIADKVRNFAVIYLCDIDQVPDFNQMYELYDPCSLMFFFRNKHMMIDLGTGDNNKIKWVLEDKQELIDIFETVYRGAKKGRGLVVSPKDYSTRHRY; encoded by the exons ATGGGTTCCGTTGTTCTTCCCCATCTCAACACCGGCTGGCACGTCGACCAAGCCATCCTCTCAG AGGAAGACCGTCTCGTCGTCATTCGCTTCGGCCGTGACTGGGATCCAGACTGCATGCGCCAAGATGAAGTCCTTTACAAGATCGCCGACAAGGTCCGCAACTTCGCCGTTATATACCTCTGCGACATCGACCAGGTCCCCGACTTCAACCAGATGTACGAACTCTACGACCCGTGCTCCCTCATGTTCTTCTTCCGAAACAagcacatgatgattgatctGGGTACCggtgacaacaacaagatcaagtgGGTTCTTGAGGACAAGCAGGAGCTCATTGACATTTTCGAGACGGTGTACCGAGGTGCCAAGAAGGGACGTGGTCTGGTCGTCAGTCCCAAGGACTACTCCACTCGACACAGGTATTAG